In Cutaneotrichosporon cavernicola HIS019 DNA, chromosome: 1, one DNA window encodes the following:
- a CDS encoding uncharacterized protein (Protein kinase C conserved region 2 (CalB)) has translation MRPRSTSATSSGSSRLRRSSSWLTSLRHKRTPSGNGNPPSSWTTSPSSPHRDANSYGVDENDSSTAIPSGAPQHHSAQVGEGSPTAGTTDSPRTAAESGSSGLAIPNTSPGGSGAPGSPTMVTSPVAKSPTTPVRGPTSPSSPSAHLAVPHQIGRPRSPVPEFPPLPAAPPPKVFGMGYSGSRRVPKVQDYAGIKEKHDQQAEEYGRILQEREEAMRNNAELASGSVSPASVERANTVDQSGDKKADTGADEKARLMEQMNANQEKPTERFKKRNKGERRVRDPITGRAIIVKDADPKDFDSSHTRIMGTNVLYHDFPPPAPKGMTDILEYIESAEKLVAAGFVVLWILVSWGSTFWGFCFRSAVVTCSGIAVTSFMSLNRKNMEKEIMAVRQDQHRTRGNAMVPPTPESVEWLNHLVQLVWGLVDSTMFIPLADTVEDILQQSLPGFVDSVRITDISQGANALRITSIRALPDQPGDKGYPKTDWIDDGENLKLKDTTGKEIEEDQAGDYYNFEASFAYSALPGQKDRSKNIHMLIQFFLGMNDWFHIPLPIWIQVEQIFGVIRLRVQFIPDPPFVRNVTFALCGVPAVEVSAIPMSRRLPNVLDLPFISSFVKDGIAAGTAELSVPKSMTLNIKEMLSGAVGDTHNIGVFLISVHYCVGLSAQDSNGFSDPYIVLAYAKYGRPLYSTRIILQDLNPVYEETAFLLVSMDEVRSKEDLVAMLWDSDNMSADDLVGRVQIPIEELMSKPNQMYRREDSLKGFEDGNEMPGKLVWSIGYFDRVPLEKKYERLPTIEESKAQPAPVSAPSKEMLPSDAAPNPARDFLPPEPPTLDKTRPDPEWTSGILSIILHQVTNLERQNLEGKSGKDREGEAGQDTDDPSEQTQNLPSGYGEFIVNDALVYRTRVKQYSVNPYFEAGTEVFVRDFRTTEVRVVIRDSRLRESDPILGIVTVDLMDVFSDCSSIKKMYPIQEGVGFGKASISFAFRGVKASLPENMRGWETGTLNISRVRLRGDPAKRDVWEAREVTLRVETNESAERMSKREAQEDGGEIVWDGEPLNLPIYNRYQAHVRFKFGSTGLGKVIGKGKPEAIAILWLQDLTDLMDAEVELPVLVSDDMKQLQQNLINDETFKTHKFEIVGFITARMEFSPGLDLYHENLRLSQGRRHAFQAWMAVEGESEIAFRQQAFDDDGVIDRSERREMKKLHRRQLESRGRGMAQVGAYRSAKWIGRGVMDRLPGKKKTREPTILTEA, from the exons ATGCGCCCCCGCTCCACCTCAGCCACATCCTCAGGCTCGTCACGTCTCCgacgctcctcgtcgtggCTGACCTCGCTGAGACACAAACGCACACCATCAGGCAACGGAAACCCTCCCTCGTCCTGGACGAcatctccttcctctccgcACCGCGATGCCAACTCTTACGGGGTGGACGAAAACGACTCCAGCACAGCCATTCCATCCGGTGCGCCGCAGCATCACAGCGCGCAAGTTGGTGAAGGCTCCCCAACAGCAGGTACGACAGACAGCCCGCGGACCGCCGCCGAGTCTGGCAGCTCGGGGCTTGCAATCCCGAATACCTCCCCTGGTGGGTCAGGTGCGCCAGGAAGCCCGACGATGGTGACGTCCCCTGTCGCCAAGTCGCCAACGACGCCAGTCCGGGGCCCGAcgtctccctcctccccgtcgGCCCACCTCGCGGTCCCCCACCAGATTgggcggccgcgctcgcccgtACCCGAGTTCCCGCCGCTGCCAgccgcccctcctcccaagGTCTTTGGTATGGGGTACTCGGGATCCCGGCGCGTGCCCAAGGTCCAGGACTACGCTGGCATCAAGGAGAAGCACGATCAGCAGGCGGAGGAATACGGTCGTATACTccaggagcgcgaggaggcgatgCGCAAcaacgccgagctcgcaaGTGGGAGCGTGTCTCCTGCGtcggtcgagcgcgccaatACCGTTGACCAGAGCGGAGACAAGAAAGCCGACACAGGCGCCGATGAGAAGGCGCGCCTCATGGAGCAGATGAACGCCAACCAGGAGAAGCCGACCGAGCGATTCAAGAAGCGGAACAAAGGCGAGCGTCGCGTGCGCGACCCCATTACCGGACGGGCCATCATtgtcaaggacgccgaTCCCAAGG ACTTCGACTCGTCTCACACAAGAATCATGGGCACAAACGTGCTCTACCACGACTtcccgccgccggcacCAAAGGGCATGACCGATATCCTCGAATACATCGAGTCGGCTGagaagctcgtcgcggctgGCTTCGTTGTCCTCTGGATCCTCGTTTCGTGGGGCAGCACTTTCTGGGGCTTCTGCTTCCGGTCGGCGGTTGTCACCTGCTCCGGCATCGCTGTCACCTCATTCATGTCACTCAACCGCAAGAACATGGAAAAGGAGATCATGGCCGTGCGCCAGGACCAGCACCGCACACGTGGCAACGCCATGGTGCCGCCGACTCCGGAGAGCGTCGAGTGGCTCAATCACCTGGTCCAGCTTGTGTGGGGCCTGGTCGATAGTACCATGTTCATcccgctcgccgacacTGTCGAGGACATTCTCCAGCAGTCGCTCCCAGGCTTTGTCGACTCTGTGCGGATCACAGACATCTCCCAGGGCGCCAACGCCCTACGCATCACCAGCATCCGTGCCCTCCCAGACCAACCGGGCGACAAGGGTTACCCGAAAACGGACTGGATTGACGATGGGGAGAACCTCAAGCTAAAGGACACGACGGGCAAGGAGATCGAGGAAGACCAGGCGGGGGATTATTACAACTTCGAGGCAAGCTTCGCATACTCTGCGCTTCCTGGACAGAAGGACCGCTCTAAGAACATCCACATGCTCATTCAGTTCTTCCTCGGCATGAACGACTGGTTTCATATCCCACTGCCGATCTGGATCCAGGTCGAGCAGATCTTTGGCGTGATCCGTCTTCGCGTCCAGTTCATCCCTGATCCGCCATTTGTGCGCAACGTAACCTTCGCCCTCTGCGGTGTACCTGCGGTCGAGGTATCGGCCATCCCCATGTCGCGTCGCCTCCCCAACGTGCTCGACCTGCCGTTTATCTCATCATTTGTCAAGGACGGCATTGCGGCCGGCACTGCCGAGCTCTCCGTGCCCAAATCAATGACACTCAACATCAAGGAGATGCTCAGCGGTGCCGTGGGTGACACGCACAACATTGgcgtcttcctcatctccGTACACTACTGCGTGGGCCTCTCGGCACAGGACAGCAATGGCTTCTCGGATCCGTACATCGTCCTCGCGTACGCCAAATACGGACGCCCGTTGTACTCAACACGCATCATCCTGCAGGACCTGAACCCCGTGTACGAGGAGACCGCCTTCTTGCTGGTGTcgatggacgaggtgcgcaGTAAGGAGGATCTTGTTGCCATGCTCTGGGACAGTGACAATAtgagcgccgacgacctcgtgGGCCGTGTCCAGATTCCcatcgaggagctcatGTCCAAGCCCAACCAAATGTACCGCCGCGAGGACAGCCTCAAGGGCTTCGAGGACGGGAACGAGATGCCAGGCAAGCTCGTGTGGTCGATCGGCTACTTTGATCGCGTTCcgctcgagaagaagtACGAGCGCCTCCCGACCATTGAGGAATCCAAGGCGCAGCCCGCGCCCGTGTCTGCCCCGTCCAAGGAGATGCTACCGAGTGACGCCGCGCCTAACCCGGCTCGCGACTTCCTGCCACCAGAGCCGCCTACCCTCGACAAGACGCGCCCCGATCCCGAATGGACTAGCGGTATCCTGTCCATCATTCTCCACCAGGTCACAaacctcgagcgccagaATCTCGAAGGCAAGAGCGGCAAGGaccgcgagggcgaggccggACAGGACACCGATGACCCCAGCGAGCAGACCCAGAACCTGCCCAGCGGATACGGCGAGTTCATTGtcaacgacgcgctcgtGTACCGCACTCGCGTCAAGCAGTACAGCGTCAACCCCTACTTCGAGGCAGGTACAGAGGTGTTTGTACGCGACTTCCGCACGACCGAGGTACGCGTGGTGATCCGCGACTCGCGCTTGCGTGAGTCCGACCCGATATTGGGAATTGTGACCGTCGACCTCATGGACGTGTTTTCCGATTGCTCCAGCATCAAGAAGATGTACCCAATCCAAGAGGGCGTTGGCTTTGGCAAAGCCAGCATTTCGTTTGCGTTCCGTGGTGTCAAGGCGTCGCTGCCCGAGAACATGCGCGGGTGGGAGACAGGTACACTCAACATCAGTCGTGTGCGGCTGCGTGGCGACCCGGCCAAGCGTGACGTGtgggaggcgcgcgaggtgaCGCTCAGGGTCGAGACAAAcgagagcgccgagcggatgagcaagcgcgaggcacaggaggacggcggcgagatTGTGTGGGATGGCGAGCCCCTCAACTTGCCCATCTACAACCGTTACCAGGCACACGTGCGGTTCAAGTTTGGCTCGACGGGCCTTGGTAAGGTCAtcggcaagggcaagcccGAAGCGATAGCGATATTGTGGCTCCAGGACCTCACGGATCTGATggatgccgaggtcgaACTGCCGGTGCTCGTGTCAGACGACATGAAGCAATTGCAGCAGAATTTGATCAACGATGAGACATTCAAGACGCATAAGTTCGAGATCGTCGGCTTCATCACGGCGCGTATGGAGTTCTCGcccggcctcgacctgtACCACGAGAACCTGCGGCTGTCGCAGGGCCGCCGACATGCGTTCCAGGCGTGGATggctgtcgagggcgagagcgagatTGCGTTCCGCCAGCAGGCgtttgacgacgacggcgtcatTGACCGTTCCGAGAGACGCGAGATGAAGAAGCTGCACCGTCGCCAGCTCGAGAGCCGGGGTCGCGGCATGGCCCAGGTCGGCGCGTACCGCAGTGCAAAGTGGATCGGACGAGGCGTAATGGACCGGCTCCCtggcaagaagaagacaCGCGAGC cgacgATCCTGACCGAGGCGTAG
- a CDS encoding uncharacterized protein (Acyl-CoA dehydrogenase, C-terminal domain): MIPRVALQRVSRPLASSCNAARNYATSSASGPVSFGLNDDQRAIDDLSRTFAREKIVPAAAELDRTMEYPWAILKEAHAAGLMNTHVAEEYGGPGLGMVECSIISENLGFGCTGVQTAIEANGLAEAPLIVGASHELKMKYLGRMTETPLVASYAVTEPGAGSDVAAIKTKAVKEGDKWVINGTKMWMCSTNRRSTNSGHANWFFVLAVTDPSAGVKGLTGFVVEADTPGITPGRKEINMGQRCSDTRMVTFQDVVVPQENVIGAVGEGFKLAMKAFDITRPLVAAGAVGLAQRALEEATKYAQERKTMGKAIIDHQGVGFMLADMAVNAEAARALVWKSAWVKDAGQRNSYYASMAKLYASRAAVENASTGVQVFGGIGFNTEMPMEKLFRDSKIFELYEGTSQIQRLVISRHLPGLYPA; this comes from the exons ATGATCCCCCGTGTTGCTCTCCAGCGCGTCAGTCGCCCTCTAGCTTCCTCCTGCAACGCAGCCCGTAACTAtgcgacctcgagcgcctcgggCC CCGTCAGCTTTGGTTTGAACGATGACCAGCGCGCTATTGACG ATCTCTCTCGCACGTTTGCGCGGGAGAAGATTGTCCCCGCCGCTGCTGAGCTTGACCGCACCATG GAATACCCCTGGGCAATCCTCAAGGAGGCCCACGCTGCTGGCCTGATGAACACccatgtcgccgaggag TATGGTGGTCCAGGTCTTGGTATGGTCGAGTGCTCCATCATCTCGGAGAacctcggcttcggctgCACGGGTGTGCAGACTGCCATCGAAG CCAACggtctcgccgaggcccCGCTCATCGTTGGTGCTTCCCACGAGCTCAAGATGAAGTACCTTGGCCGCATGACCGAGACCCCCCTCGTTGCCTCGTACGCTGTT ACTGAACCGGGAGCTGGCTCCGACGTTGCCGCTATCAAGACCAAGGCagtcaaggagggcgacaaGTGGGTCATCAATGGCACCAAGATGTG GATGTGC AGTACTAATCGGCGCAGCACCAACTCGGGCCACGCCAACTGGTTC TTTGTCCTTGCTGTTACCGACCCGTCTGCCGGTGTCAAGGGCCTTACTGGCTTTGTGGTTGAAGCCGACACGCCAGGCATTACTCCGGGCCGCAAGGAGATCAACATGGGCCAGCGCTGCTCTGACACTCGCATGGTCACCTTCCAGGACGTCGTTGTTCCTCAGGAGAACGTCATTGGCGCCGTTGGCGAGGGTTTCAAGC TGGCGATGAAGGCGTTCGACATCACACGCCCTCTTGTTGCCGCTGGTGCGGTGGGTCTGGCCCAGCGTGCTCTTGAGGAGGCGACCAAGTACGCCCAGGAGCGCAAG ACCATGGGCAAGGCTATCATCGACCACCAGGGTGTCGGGTTCATGCTCGCAGACATGGCCGTCAACGCCGAGGCAGCCCGTGCGCTCGTGTGGAAGTCGGCCTGGGTCAAGGATGCCGGCCAACGTAACA GCTACTACGCCTCCATGGCCAAGCTTTACGCTAGTCGGGCTGCGGTTGAGAACGCCAGCACTGGTGTGCAGG tcTTTGGTGGCATTGGCTTTAACACCGAGATGCCCATGGAGAAGCTCTTCCG GGACTCGAAGATCTTCGAGCTTT ACGAAGGTACCTCGCAGATTCAGCGCCTTGTCATCTCGCGTCATCTTCCTGGCCTTTACCCCGCTTAA
- a CDS encoding uncharacterized protein (Major Facilitator Superfamily) yields MPSTTGAGQSALSERSLLLPGATNKRRRESVVEFATRVPEDFAPVLDSEPDKHYNLAGLTQTDFWLLCFSMWSCAFLSAFDGTIVATLLGPISSAFNATNLASWLGTAYLLSVCCFTPIYGRLCDIIGRQPSMLISLFFFSLGNVLCAVAPNMNFLIAARAIAGIGGGGLTSVGSTILSDIVPISYRGIFQGYGNIMFGMGSGLGAPLGGIINDHMGWRWAFYLQIPLLIIAGAMIWFKVQYTVGTPSSSGAATPEVQVSIWKKLRRIDWLGSFTLAVFIGLALLAVTLVTSSIDPEIAYSWSDNLIVGMFIGSAVFFCIFIYVELYVSAEPILPVELLSQRTPVAVAINNFTISVLSFGVMYSVPLFFMAVRLMSPSNAGAHLIPNSILGSLGSLGVGFAVRSTGRYYWLTVICGTFSILSSFLLSTWDEHTSEFWLWTSFGPMYFSLGAVTTLTIVALIADIGREHVAVATSLSYMFRTTGQVLGVSLSGALTQAVLQRELERRITGPGAQKIITKIRESSDSIRDLPPMQQAAAIASYQKALNAVFICAIIASTIGVISSMGIREIDMNAALHKPDDSDDDEA; encoded by the exons atgccgtcgacgaccgGCGCCGGCCAAAGTGCTCTCAGCGAGCGTTccctgctgctgccagGGGCCACCAACAAGCGGCGCCGCGAGAGTGTTGTCGAGTTTGCTACGCGCGTTCCAGAGGACTTTGCGCCCGTGCTCGATTCAGAGCCAGACAAGCACTACAATCTGGCCGGGCTGACGCAGACGGACTTCTGGCTTCTA TGCTTCTCGATGTGGTCGTGCGCGTTCCTTAGCGCGTTTGACGGGACTATTG TCGCGACGTTGCTTGGGCCGATTTCATCTGCGTTCAACGCCACAAACCTTGCGTCCTGGCTTGGTACTGCGTA cctcCTCTCGGTCTGCTGCTTTACGCCTATCTACGGCCGCCTGTGCGACATTATCGGCCGACAGCCGTCGATGCTCAtctcgctcttcttcttctccctcgGCAACGTTCTGTGCGCGGTCGCCCCCAACATGAACTTCCTCATCGCTGCGCGTGCAATCGCGGGTAtcggcggtggtggcctCACCTCGGTCGGGAGCACCATCCTGAGTGACATCGTGCCAATCAGCTACCGCGGCATCTTCCAGGGCTACGGTAACATCATGTTCGGCATGGGCTCGGGATTGGGTGCCCCGCTCGGCGGAATCATCAACGACCACATGGGTTGGCGCTGGGCGTTCTATCTCCAGATTCCCCTGCTCATTATCGCAGGCGCCATGATTTGGTTCAAGGTGCAGTACACCGTGGGCACACCTAgctcgagcggcgcggcgacgcCCGAGGTCCAGGTGTCTATTTGGAAGAAGCTCCGACGCATCGACTGGCTGGGGAGCTTTACGCTTGCGGTCTTCATAGGCCTTGCGCTGCTGGCTGTTACCCTCgtgacctcgtcgatcgACCCCGAGATTGCGTACAGCTGGAGCGACAACTTGATTGTGGGCATGTTCATCGGAAGCGCCGTCTTCTTCTGTATCTTCATCTACGTCGAGCTCTACGTCTCGGCTGAACCCATTCTGCCCGTCGAGTTACTGTCGCAGCGCACGCccgtcgctgtcgccaTCAACAACTTTACGATCTCAGTCTTGTCCTTTGGCGTC ATGTACTCGGTCCCGCTGTTCTTCATGGCGGTGCGACTCATGTCGCCGTCCAACGCTGGTGCCCACCTGATCCCCAACTCCATCCTGGGCTCGCTCGGCTCACTGGGTGTTGGCTTCGCTGTCCGCTCCACCGGCCGGTACTACTGGCTGACTGTGATCTGTGGCACATTCTCGATCCTCAGCTCCTTTCTCCTCTCCACTTGGGACGAGCACACGTCTGAGTTCTGGCTCTGGACGAGCTTTGGCCCAATGTACTTTTCGCTCGGTGCCGTGACTACGCTCACAATCGTGGCGCTCATTGCCGACATTGGGCGCGAGCACGTCGCTGTCGCAACCTCCC TCTCGTACATGTTCCGCACCACGGGCCAAGTCCTCGGCGTGTCGCTCTCCGGTGCGCTCACCCAAGCCGTGCTTCAACGCGAACTCGAGCGACGTATTACGGGACCTGGCGCACAGAAGATCATTACAAAAATCCGCGAGTCGTCTGACTCGATCCGTGACCTCCCACCCATGCAGCAGGCCGCTGCGATTGCCTCGTACCAAAAGGCACTAAACGCCGTGTTCATCTGCGCGATCATTGCGTCCACGATCGGCGTAATCTCGTCCATGGGCATCCGTGAGATCGACATGAACGCCGCGCTGCACAAGCCCGAtgactcggacgacgacgaggcgtaG
- the UTP18 gene encoding uncharacterized protein (WD-repeat protein) yields MRSPVAKLHRSKKRSFGSRSRRAHEEDEEEQLEARLFGSRKQQRTGSNSQDDHDGTGTGLGWMQDSELFTVDLPTATDGDVSEDEFENEPTVEFMEESTRALPEPNQEDEKPQLWHDPADDAVSVSLKSSKRTRKLARGKGGEDRVNGGELWSKLREQFERLHPKPDWASSRADNNLPTMQRLLASTASFINTGALDDRRPPLPTTTIDIQRLRNANAGSVSEEGSSSGLAGIVDLVWHPSTKMPVLATAGTDRRVRFYNIDGHTNAPLLTLHIPSLPLSRLSFHPSGTSLLITGTRPFYYTYDLVSQTITRSPRNLFGSAPTPTSPQSLERTRFSPDGTLLAVAGRRGAVSIVEWSHGGSTGVVVAELKSGRGGTVADLAWSEDSSELSVLGGRDGAEVEVWDVSEKKIVRRWKDDRAYGGQLIRQYRSQYTAVGSSTGIVNIYHSTTLASTRSDANSGVEPLKSLEHLTTPISTMAFHPSGELFVSASSAKQKQLKLYHLPTGTAFSNWPTNATPLGRVNSLGFSSGGEYMAAGNTKGAVLLWSLKHFAN; encoded by the exons ATGCGTTCACCCGTCGCCAAATTGCACAGATCCAAGAAGAGGTCATTCGGGTCTCGCTCGCGTCGGGCTcatgaggaggacgaggaagagcaGCTTGAGGCTCGCCTCTTCGGTAGCAGAAAACAACAGAGAACTGGATCGAACTCCCAAGATGACCATGATGGCACCGGTACCGGACTTGGGTGGATGCAGGACAGCGAA CTTTTCACGGTTGACTTGCCCACAGCGACCGACGGCGATGTCTCGGAAGACGAGTTCGAGAACGAACCCACAGTGGAGTTCATGGAGGAGAGCACTCGGGCTCTACCAGAACCAAACCAAGAAGACGAGAAGCCGCAGCTCTGGCATGACCCAGCCGACGATGCGGTTTCTGTTTCATTAAAGAGTTCCAAGCGCACGCGGAAGCTCGCTAGGGGaaagggaggggaggatCGCGTGAACGGGGGTGAGCTGTGGTCCAAGTTGCGCGAGCA ATTTGAACGCCTTCATCCCAAGCCCGATTGGGCTTCTAGCCGTGCAGACAACAACCTGCCGACAATGCAGCGCCTGTTGGCTTCTACCGCGTCGTTCATCAATACCGGCGCTCTCGACGACAGACGGCCCCCTCTTCCAACCACAACCATCGATATCCAGCGCCTTCGTAATGCCAATGCCGGATCTGTCAGCGAAGAAGGTTCGAGCAGTGGTCTCGCGGGTATTGTCGACCTGGTTTGGCATCCGTCGACCAAGATGCCGGTCCTCGCGACGGCAGGCACTGACCGCCGCGTGCGATTCTACAAT ATTGACGGCCACACCAACGCGCCTCTCTTGACGCTTCACattccctccctccccctttcTCGCCTGTCTTTCCATCCCTCAGGAACCTCACTGCTCATCACTGGCACACGGCCGTTCTACTACACGTACGACCTTGTCTCTCAAACAATCACTCGCTCTCCACGAAACCTATTCGGCTCTGCACCTACCCCAACCAGTCCGCAATCGTTGGAGCGGACCCGATTCTCCCCGGACGGAACACTGCTCGCCGTGGCTGGCCGGCGTGGAGCCGTCAGCATTGTGGAGTGGAGCCACGGTGGCAGCACAGGCGTCGTTGTGGCCGAGTTGAAGAGTGGTCGTGGAGGGACTGTTGCAGACCTGGCTTGGAGTGAGGACAGCTCTGAGCTCAgtgtcctcggcggccgtgATGGAGCGGAGGTTGAGGTCTGGGACGTGTCGGAGAAGAAGATTGTGCGCCGCTGGAAAGATGACCGCGCGTATGGCGGGCAGCTTATTCGCCAGTACCGGTCGCAGTACACCGCTGTTGG ATCGTCGACCGGTATTGTTAATATCTATCACTCTACCACACTCGCGTCCACCAGAAGCGATGCGAACAGCGGAGTCGAGCCACTCAAGTCGCTCGAGCACTTGACAACGCCGATCTCGACAATGGCGTTCCATCCTTCGGGAGAACTGTTTGTCTCGGCGTCATCCGCCAAGCAGAAGCAGCTCAAGCTT TACCACCTTCCGACAGGGACGGCATTCTCCAACTGGCCAACCAATGCGACTCCATTGGGGCGTGTCAACTCCCTTGGGTTCTCCTCGGGAGGCGAGTACATGGCGGCTGGTAACACAAAAGGTGCCGTTTTGTTGTGGAGTCTCAAACACTTTGCCAACTAG
- a CDS encoding uncharacterized protein (Amidohydrolase family) — MSKVDDFEMVDDGPKGPYEWTPPHWVPYPVPLDYDIFAAPWIRPEQVPMSFLGVNVICTEHLKVQENMTVRIRKGVVESVEKTKPSDMQEAGYSTIDAKGLYMCPGLIDCHTHITATPGQTMTSLTGTSETDTALKTAYVLRGMLSRGFTTVRDVGGANRHLKNATADWLIPGPRIFQGGPIMSQTGGHGDMSSQDSQIGCCQITPWGHGPQLSAVADGVDACLKTARKIMQMGADHIKICSSGGVASPTDRLESTQFTVPEIRAICDTVRMMGGRLVTAHCFTTEGARNAIEGGIGGIEHGNLIDEDTLKLMVKKGIHLTPTLIVCDLLSRPPYNAIIPPASREKLTHVQEMGFVTLKKAHDLGVNIAFGTDAFSSMQPLQLSEFELRKRVLSSPVVLRQATFNGAKVLGMEGKVGVVAKGAFADLILLSANPLEDVAIFNHPHKYLHAVVKDGRCVSSKIKDLRVEVPLM; from the exons ATGAGCAAGGTGGACGATTTCGAAATGGTCGACGACGGTCCGAAGGGGCCATACGAGTGGACGCCACCTCACTGGGTCCCGTACCCCGTTCCCTTGGACTATGATATCTTCGCTGCGCCCTGGATACGTCCAGAGCAAGTGCCCATGAGCTTTCTCG GCGTCAACGTCATTTGCACCGAGCACCTCAAGGTGCAGGAGAACATGACCGTCCGGATTCGCAAGGGCGTTGTTGAGAGCGTCGAAAAGACAAAGCCCTCGGACATGCAGGAGGCAGGGTACAGTACAATCGACGCCAAAGGGCTGTACATGTGCCCAGGCCTGATTGACT GCCACACGCACATCACCGCGACGCCGGGGCAGACCATGACCTCGCTTACCGGCACCAGTGAAACCGACACGGCGCTCAAGACCGCCTACGTACTCCGTGGCATGCTCTCCCGTGGTTTCACGACGGTGCGTGACGTCGGTGGCGCCAACCGGCACTTGAAGAACGCAACTGCGGACTGGCTCATTCCTGGCCCACGCATTTTTCAAGGCGGGCCGATCATGTCCCAGACCGGCGGACACGGCGACATGTCGTCGCAGGACAGTCAGATCGGGTGCTGCCAGATCACGCCGTGGGGCCACGGTCCGCAGCTGAGCGCGGTCGCGGACGGCGTGGACGCGTGCCTCAAAACGGCACGCAAAATCATGCAAATGGGGGCGGACCACATCAAGATCTGCTCCTCCGGTGGCGTTGCATCCCCGACCGACAGGCTCGAGAGTACACAGTTCACTGTGCCCGAAATCCGCGCTATCTGCGACACAGTGCGCATGATGGGCGGCAGGTTGGTGACGGCCCACTGCTTCACAACCGAAGGGGCGCGTAACGCCATCGAGGGAGGCATCGGGGGCATCGAGCATGGCAACCTCATCGATGAAGACACTCTCAAGCTCATGGTCAAGAAGGGCATTCACCTCACCCCCACGCTGATTGTGTgcgacctcctcagccGGCCGCCGTACAATGCTATCATCCCACCCGCATCGCGTGAGAAACTCACTCATGTCCAGGAGATGGGCTTTGTCACTCTCAAGAAGGCCCACGACCTGGGCGTCAACATCGCATTCGGCACGGACGCATTCAGCTCAATGCAGCCACTCCAGCTGTCCGAGTTTGAGCTGCGCAAACGCGTCCTCTCATCCCCCGTCGTCCTGAGGCAGGCGACTTTCAACGGTGCAAAGGTGCTCGGGATggagggcaaggtcggGGTGGTCGCCAAGGGCGCGTTCGCGGACCTCATACTCCTCTCAGCCAACCCGCTCGAGGATGTGGCCATCTTCAATCACCCCCACAAGTACCTCCATGCGGTCGTCAAAGACGGCCGCTGCGTCAGTTCCAAGATCAAGGACTTGCGGGTCGAGGTGCCGTTGATGTAG